The Vicia villosa cultivar HV-30 ecotype Madison, WI linkage group LG1, Vvil1.0, whole genome shotgun sequence genome includes a region encoding these proteins:
- the LOC131644833 gene encoding integrin-linked protein kinase 1-like isoform X1, which translates to MESKNPTRFKLGKQSSLAPERDREEDEVHHEGDATIDSGVRLMYSANEGDVDGIREVLESGVSVNFRDVDGRTALHIAACQGLTHVVDLLLDKGADVDPKDRWGSTPLADAIFYKNNDVIKLLENHGAKPLMTSMHVDHAREVPEYEIDPKELDFTNSKEITKGTFCIALWRGIEVAVKKLGEDVIINEEKVKAFRDELALFQKIRHPNVVQFLGAVTQSSPMMIVTEYLPKGDLRDFMKRKGALKPSTAVRFALDIARGVGYLHENKPSPIIHRDLEPSNILRDDSGHLKVADFGVSKLLAVKEDKPLTCQDTSCRYVAPEVFNQEEYDTKVDVFSFALILQEMIEGCPPFSAKRDDEVPKVYASKERPPFRAPTKHYSHGIRELIEECWNENPGKRPTFRQIITRLESIYNTIGQKGRWKVKPLRCFQNLEALLKRDRSKLSSRGSSSRSSTSRI; encoded by the exons ATGGAATCGAAAAACCCTACTAGGTTTAAGCTTGGGAAACAGTCGTCGTTAGCACCGGAACGAGATAGGGAAGAGGATGAAGTTCATCATGAGGGTGATGCTACTATTGATTCTGGAGTTAGGTTGATGTATTCGGCGAATGAAGGTGATGTTGATGGGATTCGTGAGGTGTTGGAGTCTGGTGTGAGTGTGAATTTTAGGGATGTTGATGGACGTACTGCTCTTCATATTGCGGCTTGTCAGGGGTTGACACATGTTGTTGATTTGTTGCTTGATAAAGGGGCTGATGTTGATCCTAAAGATCGATGGGGGAGCACG CCACTTGCAGATGCTATATTCTATAAAAACAACGACGTGATCAAACTATTGGAGAATCATGGAGCAAAGCCTCTG ATGACCTCTATGCATGTTGATCATGCACGTGAAGTCCCGGAATATGAAATCGATCCTAAAGAACTTGATTTTACCAACAGTAAGGAAATAACAAAG GGAACTTTCTGTATTGCGTTGTGGCGTGGGATCGAGGTTGCGGTAAAAAAGCTCGGGGAAGACGTCATAATTAATGAGGAGAAAGT GAAGGCTTTCAGAGATGAGCTTGCTCTGTTCCAGAAGATTCGTCATCCAAATGTAGTCCAATTTCTTGGTGCTGTGACTCAGAGTAGTCCAATGATGATTGTGACAGAATATCTTCCCAAG GGAGATCTTCGTGATTTCATGAAAAGAAAAGGAGCTTTAAAACCAAGTACAGCTGTTAGATTTGCACTTGATATTGCTAG GGGAGTGGGTTATTTGCATGAAAATAAGCCATCACCCATTATTCACCGTGATCTCGAGCCTTC TAATATATTGCGGGATGATTCCGGCCACCTAAAAGTTGCAGACTTTGGAGTTAGCAAGTTGCTAGCAGTTAAAGAAGACAAGCCTCTAACTTGCCAAGATACTTCTT GTCGCTATGTGGCTCCTGAAGTTTTTAATCAAGAGGAATATGATACTAAAGTGGATGTATTCTCATTTGCACTAATTCTACAAGAG ATGATTGAAGGCTGCCCTCCCTTTTCTGCAAAGCGTGATGATGAGGTTCCTAAGGTTTATGCTTCAAAAGAGAGACCGCCCTTCCGAGCTCCTACTAAGCATTATTCTCACGGAATTCGAGA GTTGATTGAAGAGTGTTGGAATGAGAATCCAGGAAAGAGGCCAACATTCAGACAAATAATAACAAGGCTGGAATCCATCTACAATACAATTGGTCAAAAAGGACGTTGGAAG GTTAAACCATTGAGGTGCTTTCAGAATCTGGAAGCTTTGTTGAAGAGAGATCGTTCTAAATTAAGCAGTCGGGGCAGTTCATCTCGCTCCTCTACTAGCCGTATATGA